AGGCCCCGCTCGATTTCCCGGCGCTCCGTGGGCAGGTAGCCGCCCCGGTAGCCGCGCACCAGCGCCTCGGGCCGGTTCATGCGGCGCACCGCCTGCTTGAGGTAGGTGGTCATGATTTCCACCCGCAGCCGGCTCCGCGCGAAGACGATGGACTGGATGTCCCTGGAAAGCAGGTTGGCCGCCAGACGCGCCGCCTGCTTCACGCATGAGGCGCGGATGCCCAGTTCATGGTTCACCACCGGCGGGTTGTAAAACAGGAAATGCTTCTCGCCGCGCGGTGCGCCGTTCCTGTCCACCAGCCGCACGGGCGCCTCGATGATGCGCTCGGCCATCTCGCGGGGGTTGGCGATGGTGGCGCTGCAGCAGATGAACCTCGGGCTGGACCCGTAGAACGCGCAGATGCGCTTCAGGCGGCGGATGACATTGGCCAGATGGCTGCCGAAAACGCCCCGGTAGTGGTGAATCTCGTCAATGACCACAAACTCGAGGTTCTCGAAGAGTTTGATCCAGATGGTGTGGTGGGGGAGTATGCCCGTGTGGAGCATGTCCGGATTGGTCACAATGACATGCCCCGCGTTGCGCACGGCCTTGCGCGCGCTCGCGGGCGTGTCCCCGTCGAAGGTGTACGTGCCGATTTTCACCTCAAGCGCCTCGATGGTCGAGGTCAGCTCGTTCACCTGGTCCTGGCCCAGCGCCTTCGTGGGGAAAAGGTACAAAGCCCGCGCGTTTGGATTCTCCACCAGCCGGTTCAGCACGGGCAGGTTGTAGCAGAGGGTCTTTCCCGAGGCCGTGGGCGTCACCACGCAGACATTTTCCCCCGCCAGCACGGCGGAAACCGCCTCATACTGGTGGCTGAACAGGCGTTCGATGCCCCGTTTGGCGTATCCCCCGGCCACCTGAGGGTGGATGCCCTCGGGAAACCCGCAAAACTCCGCCGGAGTCGCCGGAATGGTCTGCCAGCGGGTCAAATTGTGGCAGAACGAGGCGTCCGCGCGGAGCCGGTCTATGGCTTGGGCGACATTCATGGGTGCTGTTCCCTGTGGCGTGATGAACTGAATATACCATCAGTGTTCATGCGGTGCAACTCGGCGGCGCCTGCAGGATTTCAAGGTGGATGGTATACTTGGGGTGAACAGACCGGTTCATGGAGACCCCTGCCGGGGTTATCCAGAGAGTTACCTGTCCCGCAGGGGGGGCGGCGGCGACAGACGTGTTAAAACACAGGGATGATATCCCGAAACAAAGGACAGGTGCCGGAAACGTGGCAGTAAACAAACGCAAGGTGTTAATCATTGCGGGGGAAAGGCTTGTCGCGCGCAAAATGGAGGAATTGCTGCGGGGCATGGGACTGGACACGGAGGAGGCGCTGTACGCGGATGATGGGATGCTACTGGCGGAACTGGAACAGCCGTCACTGGTCATCATTGATGTGAGTTCTGAACGATTTGACGGGTTTTCCCTGTTCAAGACCCTGCGCGAATCCCACCACACGGCGCATATTCCCGTCATTCTCCTGACCAGCGAGCGGTTTCGTGGGGGAATTTACAGTCCGGAGGATTTCGAGGCGGCGTTTGATGTGCGCAGCCCCGAGGGCATGCTGGAACAGCCGGTGGACCACCGTTTTTTGGCCGCAAGCGTGTTGGGCGTGCTGGGATAGGCGCCTAGCCCTTTCCGTCAAGCCGTTCCGCAAGCAGGGCGATGGCCTCCTCTTTGGAGGTGAAACGCCCCTCGATAAACCCCTCCCGTAGTTCTCCAAGAATCTCCCTGAACTGCGGACCCGGCTTCAGCCCCAGCGCGATGAGGTCATGGCCCGTCACCGGGCACTGCGGCGCGGCCTCCGGCTCTGGCAGGCTTCGCAGGTAGTTCTCCACCCATTCCGTTGTGGACTGGTCGCCGTGGCTTGCGGCGCAGTCCAGCCGGAACAGTTCGAGCAGTTCACCGAATCCCGGCTCTGCGGCGAAGAGGCGGCGCTTGCCCTCGCGCATCTCCGGGATGCACCCCGCCCGCATGTGCCGCGCCACCAGCCAGGTTATCCGCGCCGTCTCCTCGTTGGTGAAACGCAGGCGGCGGCATGCCGCCTCCGCGAGCCGCGCCCCCACTTTTTCATGGAGGTTGAAGCGAATCCGGTCCTCATGGGTCTGCGTGGAGGGCTTGCCCGCGTCATGGAACAGGGCGCCCATGGCCAGGGTGGGGGGGCATCCGGCGGGCAGGCGGTCCATCATCATCAGCGTGTGGGTGAGCACATCCCCCTCGGGGTGATACTCCGGCGGCTGCGCCACGCCGCGCATCGCCGTCACCTCCGGCAGGATTTGCCCCAGCAGCCCCGTCCCGTCCAGCAGGCGCAGGGCGCGGCCCGCCGCGCCGCAGGTGAGCATTTTCACCAGTTCTTCCCGCACCCTTTCGGCGCTCACCCCCTCGTGCAGCCGGTGGGCCATGCGCGTTGCGGCGTTCCGGGTGGCCGGGTCCAGGTCAAAACCCAGTTCGGCGGTGAAGCGCACGGCGCGGAGCATTCGCAGCCGGTCCTCGGCAAAGCGCCTCTCCGGGTCGCCCACGGCGCGAATCAGCCGCCGTTCCAAGTCTTCAGTTCCGCCCACATAGTCCAACACCCTGTCCGTTTCCGGGTCGAGAAACAGGGCGTTTACCGTGAAGTCGCGCCGGAGCGCGTCCGCGCGCTCGTCCCCACGGGAAACCGACTGCGGCCGGCGCCCGTCGAGATAGGGGCCGTCGCTGCGGAATGCGGCGACCTCAAAGGGGATGCCGTTCCAGACCACCAGGGTCACGCCAAAGGCCGCCCCCACGGGCACGGTGCGGGGAAAGAGTCCCGCCACCTCCTCCGGGGTTGCCGAAGTGGCGATGTCATAGTCCTTTGGGTTGCGGCCCAGCAGGCGGTCCCGCACGCAGCCCCCGGCCAGCAGCGCCCGGTGTCCGGCCTCCCGCAGCACCGCGCAGACGGCGCGGGCGGCGGCCTCCCGGTCAATCTGGGGAGGCATGGCCGTCCGGGCGGCGCGGAAGCAGGGCATGGCGGAAACGCCATGAAACCCCGCCGGTGAGGAGTCCCGCCACCGTGAAGAACACCCAAAGCTGGACACCGGCAAACGCGGGCGTGCTCCAGGCCAGTGTCTCGGAGACCGCCCAGGCGAGCACCAGCAGCGCGCCCACCCAGCCGGGCGCCGCGCCCAGGGCAAGCCCGGCCAGCCCAAACCCCGCCGCGAGAAGCCATGCCGACACCACGCGCTCCGCACCGGCGGCGGCCCACTGCTGGTGGCACCGTGCCAAGAGCCCCAGGCCGATGATTTGCAGGGCCGCGCCCGCCATGCGCCGCCAGCGGACGGCGGGGTCCCACAGCCTGCACGCGCCGGTAAAAAAGGCCAGGGCCAGGGGCACGGCGGACCAGTTTCCGAGTTCCATGGCGTCGTGGAGGGAAGGCTCGGAGAACAGGACGCCCTCGTGCAGCGCCGCCACCGCAAACAGGCCGAGGCATCCCGCCAGCCCCGCGCCGTTCATCGCGCCATGGCGGACGGAAAACAGCATCGCCGCCGCCAGCAGCGCGGCGGTTGTCAGCGCGGGCACCGGCCCCGCCAGCGCGGACACCGTCATGCCCGCCAGAAGCACCGCGCCCAGCCAGGGCAGCGCCACCGAGGCGGCATGGTCCCATTCCGGCTGCTCTTTCCGGTGGAACCGCGCCAGATAGTTTTCCCAGGCGCCCGCCGCAAGCAGGGTCACGGCGACAAATAGCGATCCGTCAATGGCAAAACCCGCCGCATGGATGGCGTGCCGGGGTCCGTCCATCCGGAACAGGTAGAAGCAGAGATGGGCCGCCAGCAGGGGGAGCATGGCGCCCGCGCGGAGCGAGGGGGTTGACAGCGCCCATCCGGCGCCCAGCATGAGGGCAGACACTGCGGCCAGCATGTAGGCCAGGTTGACGTCCGCCCCGTGGTGCGCCGCCATGGTTCCCGTCAGGAGCAGCGCCGCCGCCGCGCTGTAAAAAAGGGACAGAAACTCGCGCCGGGAACCGTCCCGCACGCGGGCGCGGACCGCCGCGGCGAGCATCAGCAGCCCCGTCGCGCAGGCCACGCCCGGCCAGGCCGGGGCGGGCGTGCCGCCGGTAAAGTCCCCCGGGAGCAGCCCCAGCACCAGAACCGCGCCCAGCAGCAGGGGCTCGACACGCGCCGGGCGGCGCGTCGCCAGCGCAAGGGCCAGGCACTCCGCCGCGAGGGCGGCCGTCAGCCACGGGCGCGGCGCCAGCAGGGCCAGGGCCACCGTGAGCACAACCACCGCCTGGCCCGCGGCGGCGCCGCGCAGCGGCCCCGCCCATCCGCCCAACAGAATGCAGCACGCCACGGGCAGCATCCACCGGGGATCACACACCGCGCCGAAGGCTGAAAGACCCGGTATGAACGCCAGCCACAGGAGCAGGTTTGCCGCCGAGGCGAAACGGGGCAGCGCCCCCTCCGCCGGTCCGGCCGCATGCAGGGAAAGCGTCGTCACAACATACCCAGCCGCCCAAAGAAAACCGAAAACAAGCGCCGGTTCCGTCGCCGCCGGGGCCGGCAGCAGCCCGCGCAGCAGCGCGGCTCCCAGCAGACCGTAAAACAGCGGCAGGGACAAAAGAAGCGGCGCGCGCCAGCGGTTGACCGCCGCCAGAACTGTGACGCCCAGCACCACCGCGAGAAGCGCCGCCACCGAGGCCGGTGTCGCCGCGCGGGGCAGCAGCCCCGCCGCCAGCACTAAGAGCAGGCCGCAGGGCGACTCGTTTTTCCGGACATGCGCCCCCAGCAGAATCATCAGCCCGACACCCGCCGTCACCGCGCCGGGCCAGACGCCGGATTCCGCCGGTATGGGCAGCAGAAACCGCCCGCACGCAAGAAACAGGACGCCCATGCCGAGCGTGGAAAGCGCGCCTGCCCATTTCTTGTGGGCGCGGGGGAGGGCAAGCCCGCCGACCCAGAGCAGCGCGGCGGTCAGGAGCACGGCCGCAAAGGAGGGCGGCCCTTTGAGAAGAAACGCGGACTGCCCGAGGGCGCGCTCCCCCGCAAGCAGCGGCAGCGCGATGAGCAGCCCCAGCCACACCGAACCGGTCCCCTCCCCAGTCGCGGGATGAGGCCCGGCCGGGGCCGTGTCAGACGGGGCGTTGACACCGGAGTGGGGGCCAGAATCCGGCGTCCCCCGCGGCGGGGATGGTCTCAGATTTTCTGCTGGCACAAGGCGCGTCCTCTTTGCCGGGTTTCAAATGCGGCGGGCGGCCTTAATGATATACAGTGCGGGCCGGGGCCGCAACCAAACAGGTTTGCAGTGCGCCGGAGGCGGCGGGCGGGGTGGAATGATTTGACCCCGGCGCCGTGTTGTGGCATTATCTTGTCACCCCTCGGGTCTGCTGTGACTGGCGAGAGTGTACGTGGCGCAACCACGGTGGAGCAGCAGACCGTATCTTTAAGGCCGCTCGCCTGGGCGCATCGCCTTCCCTCCGGGGAAGACAGGGGATGGATGCAGGGTGACGGCGATGTGCGCCGCCGCCGGGAGACAGGCACATGCGCCAGACGCCGCTTTTTGACGCCTATTCCAGGCATGACGCCCGCGTGGTGGATTTCCACGGCTGGGCGCTGCCGGTCCAGTTTCGGGGGATTGTGGAGGAGCACCTGCACACCCGCGAGAGCGTGGGGGTCTTTGACTGCTCGCATATGGGGGAGTTCATGCTTCACGGTGCGGACGCGATTGCCGCGCTGGACTCCCTGGTCATCGGCGACATGGTCCACCTTGCGCCGGGACGCTGCCGTTACACGGCCCTCCTCAACGGGTCCGGTGGAATCATTGACGACTGTGTTGCCCTACGGCTTTCACCGGACGAAATGTATCTGGTCACCAACGCCGGTCCCTTGGAGAAGGTCTCCACGCTGCTCGCGGAGAACGTGCCGGGTATTGTGGATTGTTCGGAGGCCACGGCGAAGATTGACGTGCAGGGGCCGCTCTCCCGCAAGCTGTTGATGGACCTCGGCTTTGCCGCCGTGGCGCCCGTGGCCTACTGGCGGGGCGGGCGGGTGGACTGGCGTGGACTGGAGATGATTGTCACCCGCGCGGGCTACACCGGGGAGCTTGGCTACGAGATATTTCTGCCGGCGGAGGCCGCCGCGGACCTGTGGGCCTTGCTGCTTGATGACGGCCTTGCCATCCCGTGCGGCCTGGGCGCGCGCGACACCCTCCGCTCGGAGATGGGCTATCCCCTGAACGGGGAGGACGTGGACGAGTCGCGCACACCCCTGGAGGGGTCCATGGACCGCTTTATCGCGTGGGACTCGGAGTTCCCCGGCAAGGCGCGCCTGCTGGAGATGCGGGAGGGCGGGGACTATGAGCGCCTCACCCCGCTGCGGTCGGCGGACCGCCGCGCCCCGCGCCATGGTTTCGAGGTGTTCCACGGCGGGGAGAAAGTGGGCGCCGTGACCAGCGGCACCTTCGGCCCGAGCCTCGGTTGTGGTGTTGGCCTGGCCTACCTTCGCCCCGATTGCGCCGCGCCGGGCACGCCGCTGGCGGCCGGGCCGCGCGGCATGGAAATCACCGCCACACAGGCGCCTGTGTACACCCGCGGCACCTGCCGTGTGAAATTAAATCAGGACTAAACACAACCCAGGAGGGACGCACCCATGAACCCCGAAACTCTGCGCTTCACGGAGGACCACGAATGGGTCGGCGAGGAGAACGGCCTGCATGTTGTGGGCATCTCCGACCACGCCCAGCATGAGCTGGGCGACATCACCTACGTCGAGCTGCCCAAAGTGGGGGCCAAACTGGAGCGTCACGCGAAGGCCGCCGAGGTCGAGTCGGTGAAGGCCGCCAGCGACGTGTATGCCCCCGTTTCCGGCACCGTGGCCGCGGTGAACGCCGAAATAGAGGTGGCGACGGAACTGGTCAACCAGGACCCCTACGGACGCGGGTGGTTCTTCAAATTGTCTGATGTCCAGGCTTCCGACCTCGACGGGCTGATGGATTACGCGGCCTATCAGGCCTTCTGCGGAGAGCAATGAGCCCCCTGGCGGGCGAGGAGCGTTTTTAATGAGCTGGATACCTGTCACGGATGAGGACCGCCGGGAGATGCTGGCGGCCATCGGGGTGGACTCGGTGGACGACCTCTTCGCGGTCATCCCCGAGTCCCTGCGGATGCGCGGGTGGGACGTGCCGCCGGGCCTCTCGGAAATGGCCCTGCGGGCGCATCTGTCCGCCATGGCCGGACGCAACCGGACGGACCTGGTCTGCTTTCTGGGCGGCGGCTATTATGACCACTTCATTCCCGCCGCCGTGGACGCGCTGACCAGCCGGAGTGAGTTTTACACGGCCTACACCCCCTATCAGCCCGAGGCCGCGCAGGGCACCCTACAGTCCATTTACGAGTACCAGTCCGCCCTGTGCCGCCTGACGGACCTCGAATGCGCCAACGCCTCGCTGTATGACGGGGGCACGGCGGTCTTCGAGGCGGCAACCATGGCCTGCCGCATCACCCGCCGTTCCCGCATCGTCGTGGACGCCTCGCTCAACCCCTCGTGGCGTGTGATGCTGTCCACGCACGCGGCCAACCTGCCCATGGAAATCGTGGAGGGGACGGACCCGGAAAACGCCGCCTGCGTCATTGTCCAGAACCCGTCCTTTCTGGGGGACCTGAAAGATTTCACGCGCCTGGCGGAGGACTGCCATGCGGCGGGGGCGCTGCTGATCATGGCGTTCAACCCGGTCTCCCTCGGCATGGTGAAGACGCCCGGCGCCATGGGTGCGGACATCGCCGTGGCCGAGGGGCAGGGCCTGGGACTGCCGCTGGGTTTCGGCGGCCCCTATCTGGGCATGCTCGCGGCGCGCAAGGAGCACATCCGCAAGATGCCCGGCCGCATCGCCGGGGAGACCGTGGACAAGGAGGGGCGGCGCGGTTTTGTGCTGACCCTTCAGGCGCGGGAGCAGCACATCCGCCGGGAAAAGGCCAACTCGAACATCTGCTCGAACCAGGCGCTCTGCGCCCTCCGCACCCTGGCGCACCTGAGCCTGCTCGGCCCGGAGGGCCTGCGCGAGGTGGCCGAAGCCTGCCATGCCAAGGCCGAATACCTGAAAGCGCGCCTGGCGGACTTTGTTCAGATGCTGAATGTCGGGCCGACCTTCAACGAGTTTGCGGCGCGCCTGCCCCTGCCCGCCGGGGACGCCGCCGCCCTGCTGCTGGAGCGGGGTTTTCTGGCGGGGCTGCCCCTGGCCGCGCTGGACGCGGGCGGACCCAACGACCTGCTTATCGCCGTGACGGAAAAGCGCACCCGCGCCGAACTGGACGCCTTTGCGGACGCCCTTAAGGAGATTTGTGATGCGGCTCATCTTTGAGAAAAGCCGGAAAGGCCGGCGCGCCGTCACTTTCGAGCCCCTGGACGTGCCCCCCGCGTGTTTGCCGGAGGAACTGCGCCGGAAGAAGGCGGCGACCCTGCCGGAGGTGGGCGAGTTTGACGTGGTGCGCCATTTCACCCACCTGTCCCGGCGCAATTTCGGGCTGGACAGCCATTTCTACCCGCTGGGCTCCTGCACCATGAAGTACAACCCGAAGGTGGCGGAGACTGTCGCCGCCGAACCGGGTTTTGCCGCCCTGCACCCGCACCTTTCCAGCGAAGAGGCCTATGCCGCCGCATGCCAGGGCGCCCTCGGGCTGGTCCATGAACTCGAGCGCATTCTGGCCGAAGTGGGGGGGATGCGCGCCGCATGCCTCCAGCCCATGGCCGGAGCCCACGGCGAGCTCGCGGGCGCGCTGCTCATCGCCGCGTACCACCGCGACCGGGGCAACACGGGCAAGCGGGTCATCCTGGTGCCCGACTCCGCCCACGGCACCAACCCCGCCAGCGCGGCCATGGCGGGCTTTGACGTGGTCGAGATTCCCTCCACCCCCGCCGGGCTTGTGGATGTGGAGAAGTTCCGCGCCGCCATGAATGAAAACGTCGCGGGCGTGATGCTCACCTGCCCGAACACCCACGGCCTTTTCGAGCCGGACGTGGCGGAGATTGCGGCCATGGCCCACGCCGTGGACGCCCTGCTCTACTACGACGGGGCGAACCTCAACGCCATTGTCGGAAAATGCCGCCCCGGCGACCTGGGCTTTGACGTGATGCACTTCAACCTGCACAAGACCTTCGCCACACCCCACGGCATGGGCGGTCCCGGTTCCGGCGCCATTGCCGTGGGAGAAAAACTCCTGGACTACCTGCCCGGTCCCCGCGTGGTGGAGCGGGACGGCGCGTTCGCCCTGGAGACCCCGCCGAAGTCCATCGGGCGCATGGCGCCCTTCTTCGGCAATTTCCTCATCGGTGTGCGGGCCTACGCCTATCTCCGCCATTACGGCGGCGACGGGCTCCCCGCTGTGGCGGAAAACGCCGTGCTCAACGCCAATTATGTGCTGGCGCGGCTGCGCGGCGCCTATCAGCCCGCCTTCGCGGGCACCTGCATGCATGAATGCGTGCTGACGGCCGCCGCCCAGGCGGCAAAAGGCGCGCGCGCCCTGGACATCGCGAAGGCCCTGCTGGACCGTGGGTGCCACGCGCCCACGGTGTACTTCCCCCTCACGGTGAAAGAGTGCCTGATGATCGAGCCGACGGAGACGGAGTCCCTCGAAACCCTTGACGCTTTTTGCGCCGACATGCTGGAAATCGCCCAGCTCGTGGACGAGTCCCCCGAAACGTTGCGTGCCGCACCGGTCACCCTGCCGGTTTCACGCCTGGACGAGGTGAAGGCGGCCAAAGACCTCAACTGCGCCAGTCTGGGCTGAACCGGGTGGACCCCGTGCCCGCGCTTAGACTCCTGGACACGCCCCCGCTGGCGCCGGAGGAGCATCTCGCCCTGGAGGAGGCCGTGCTGGACGCGGTGGAGACGGGCGCCTCCCCGTGCACCCTGCGCCTGTGGGAGAGCGGAACCCCTTTTGTGGTGCTCGGCTCCGCCCAGGTGCTGGCCAACGAGGTGGACGAGGAATACTGCGCCATTGACGGCGTGCCCGTCATGCGCCGCTGCACCGCCGGGGGCTGTGTCCTGCAGGGGCCGGGCAGCCTGAACTATAGCCTTTTCCTGCGGTACACGGAGTTTCCCGAGACCCGCGACCTGCACCAGTCCTATTGTTTCATCCTGAACCGGATTGCGGGCGCGCTGGAGGCGGCGGGAATACCCGCGCGCCATGAGGGGGTCTGCGATTTGGCCGTGGCCGGGCTCAAGGTCTCCGGCAACGCACAGCGCCGCCGCCGAAACGCCTTTCTCCACCACGGCACACTGGTCCACCGTGCGGACCACGCCGCCATGGCGCGCTACCTGCGCGAGCCGAAAGACCGCCCGGCCTACCGGGCGGGCAGGACCCACCGGGACTTTGTCGGCGAGTTGCGCCTCCTTCCGGAACAGTTGCGCCGCCTGATTAGGGAGGCTTTCGGCGCCGGGGAAGCCGCGGAGCCGCCCACTCCGCGGGAATGGGAGGCCATGCGCCGCCTTGTGGACGAAAAATACCGGAGTGCCGCCTGGGTCCGGCGGCGGTGACGCCCGGCGTCCCGGAATTGTTTTCACACGCCCGGGTGTATACTTCAGTGGCTTGATGGTTGTTGCTGACTGGCAGGTGTCGATAATTTTGGCCACCGTGCTCGAAAGGACCGCCGTCATTCCCGCGAAAGCGGGAATCCATGCGCTATTTCGGCATAATAACGTTTCTCTGGATTCCCGCTTTCGCGGGAATGACGGCGAAAAGATAGAAGGGTTTTTCCCATGCGGATTTGGCTTGCATTGTCGGCGGCGGTCCTGCTGTGCGGGTTGCTCACAGGCTGCGACACGCCCGCCCCTGACTTTTCTTTTGCGCCCGCCGACGGCGACGCCCCGCTGGCGGTGGTGTTCACAAACCTTTCACAGGGGGGCGGACCCTTTGCCCGGACGTATTCATGGAACTTTGGGGACGGCAGCCCTGCTGTTGCGGCGTTTGCCCCCGCACACACATACACTGTTCCCGGCGAGTACATGGTGACCCTCACCATGCTTTCCTGGCTGGGGACACGTAGCGTGGAGAAAGGACCTGTCGTGGTGCGCGAGCCCGGGGGGCCCGATCCAGAGCCAATAATGGTTTTGTCCCGAAGTTTTTCCCCTGCCACCTATCAAGCGGGCAGCGCGCTGGAGGTGACCCTCCGCGTGGAACAGACCGGCAAAGCAACCATCACCTCTTTGGGGTTCATCGAAACCGCCCCGGCGGGGTGGAGTTTCGACGGCATTGCTTCAGGGGATGGCCCACCCATTTTTCCGAAATACCCCGTCACTGGCGAGTACGGGTTTGCCTATGTAGTCGTGCCGGCCTTTCCGGTGGTGTTCACCTACCGGACCATTCCCACCGCCGACGCCTCGGGCAGCCAGACGTTCCGGGGCCGCGTGCTGTACCGCACCGACGGCGGGCAGCTGGAATCGGAGGAGGCGGTGTCCGTGATATTCGGAGGGAGCGCCGGCTGAGGACGAATAGCCGCCCCCCGTCATGGCACAGATATTCCTGTCTGTGGTTGTGGGGTGGCACAGACAATCCTGTCTGTGGTTGTGGGGTGGCACAGACATTCTTGTCTGTGGTTCGGGATCATTCTGCTTATTGCCGCTCGTCCCCCGCACATTTTTCACACCGTCCCAGACTTGCCTGAATGGGGGCGCGCTGGGCCTCCGAAGTCACCCCGATGATCATGTCCACATCCCCGCTCCCGCTGAGGCCGTAGTTCATGCCGCCGACGGGCAGCGCCTCCACCGCCTCACGCATCTCCCCGCCGCGCCCGGTCAGGTAGTGGACCCGCTGGTTTCCCGACCCGGCCAGGGGATGGTTTCTGGGGATGTCCCGGAGGTACGGGCCGTCCACAAGAATGTCCATCCGCGCCAGCAGCTCGGCGGCATCCGCCCTTTCCCGCAGTGCCTCCAGCAGGTATCCGCTATACACAATGATGTTCCAGTCCGGGCGCGCC
The DNA window shown above is from Candidatus Hydrogenedentota bacterium and carries:
- a CDS encoding CCA tRNA nucleotidyltransferase, producing MPPQIDREAAARAVCAVLREAGHRALLAGGCVRDRLLGRNPKDYDIATSATPEEVAGLFPRTVPVGAAFGVTLVVWNGIPFEVAAFRSDGPYLDGRRPQSVSRGDERADALRRDFTVNALFLDPETDRVLDYVGGTEDLERRLIRAVGDPERRFAEDRLRMLRAVRFTAELGFDLDPATRNAATRMAHRLHEGVSAERVREELVKMLTCGAAGRALRLLDGTGLLGQILPEVTAMRGVAQPPEYHPEGDVLTHTLMMMDRLPAGCPPTLAMGALFHDAGKPSTQTHEDRIRFNLHEKVGARLAEAACRRLRFTNEETARITWLVARHMRAGCIPEMREGKRRLFAAEPGFGELLELFRLDCAASHGDQSTTEWVENYLRSLPEPEAAPQCPVTGHDLIALGLKPGPQFREILGELREGFIEGRFTSKEEAIALLAERLDGKG
- a CDS encoding response regulator; translation: MAVNKRKVLIIAGERLVARKMEELLRGMGLDTEEALYADDGMLLAELEQPSLVIIDVSSERFDGFSLFKTLRESHHTAHIPVILLTSERFRGGIYSPEDFEAAFDVRSPEGMLEQPVDHRFLAASVLGVLG
- a CDS encoding PKD domain-containing protein, whose translation is MRIWLALSAAVLLCGLLTGCDTPAPDFSFAPADGDAPLAVVFTNLSQGGGPFARTYSWNFGDGSPAVAAFAPAHTYTVPGEYMVTLTMLSWLGTRSVEKGPVVVREPGGPDPEPIMVLSRSFSPATYQAGSALEVTLRVEQTGKATITSLGFIETAPAGWSFDGIASGDGPPIFPKYPVTGEYGFAYVVVPAFPVVFTYRTIPTADASGSQTFRGRVLYRTDGGQLESEEAVSVIFGGSAG
- the gcvPA gene encoding aminomethyl-transferring glycine dehydrogenase subunit GcvPA, with translation MSWIPVTDEDRREMLAAIGVDSVDDLFAVIPESLRMRGWDVPPGLSEMALRAHLSAMAGRNRTDLVCFLGGGYYDHFIPAAVDALTSRSEFYTAYTPYQPEAAQGTLQSIYEYQSALCRLTDLECANASLYDGGTAVFEAATMACRITRRSRIVVDASLNPSWRVMLSTHAANLPMEIVEGTDPENAACVIVQNPSFLGDLKDFTRLAEDCHAAGALLIMAFNPVSLGMVKTPGAMGADIAVAEGQGLGLPLGFGGPYLGMLAARKEHIRKMPGRIAGETVDKEGRRGFVLTLQAREQHIRREKANSNICSNQALCALRTLAHLSLLGPEGLREVAEACHAKAEYLKARLADFVQMLNVGPTFNEFAARLPLPAGDAAALLLERGFLAGLPLAALDAGGPNDLLIAVTEKRTRAELDAFADALKEICDAAHL
- a CDS encoding radical SAM protein — its product is MMRLQVFSLAWPVTALGPGNRLVLWLAGCGRDCPGCISPEMQPRDVGRPVGVDRLAKRILRIPLPLAGLTVSGGEPFDQAPALAALLDRLTGARPDWNIIVYSGYLLEALRERADAAELLARMDILVDGPYLRDIPRNHPLAGSGNQRVHYLTGRGGEMREAVEALPVGGMNYGLSGSGDVDMIIGVTSEAQRAPIQASLGRCEKCAGDERQ
- the gcvPB gene encoding aminomethyl-transferring glycine dehydrogenase subunit GcvPB; this translates as MRLIFEKSRKGRRAVTFEPLDVPPACLPEELRRKKAATLPEVGEFDVVRHFTHLSRRNFGLDSHFYPLGSCTMKYNPKVAETVAAEPGFAALHPHLSSEEAYAAACQGALGLVHELERILAEVGGMRAACLQPMAGAHGELAGALLIAAYHRDRGNTGKRVILVPDSAHGTNPASAAMAGFDVVEIPSTPAGLVDVEKFRAAMNENVAGVMLTCPNTHGLFEPDVAEIAAMAHAVDALLYYDGANLNAIVGKCRPGDLGFDVMHFNLHKTFATPHGMGGPGSGAIAVGEKLLDYLPGPRVVERDGAFALETPPKSIGRMAPFFGNFLIGVRAYAYLRHYGGDGLPAVAENAVLNANYVLARLRGAYQPAFAGTCMHECVLTAAAQAAKGARALDIAKALLDRGCHAPTVYFPLTVKECLMIEPTETESLETLDAFCADMLEIAQLVDESPETLRAAPVTLPVSRLDEVKAAKDLNCASLG
- the gcvH gene encoding glycine cleavage system protein GcvH, with amino-acid sequence MNPETLRFTEDHEWVGEENGLHVVGISDHAQHELGDITYVELPKVGAKLERHAKAAEVESVKAASDVYAPVSGTVAAVNAEIEVATELVNQDPYGRGWFFKLSDVQASDLDGLMDYAAYQAFCGEQ
- the gcvT gene encoding glycine cleavage system aminomethyltransferase GcvT, which encodes MRQTPLFDAYSRHDARVVDFHGWALPVQFRGIVEEHLHTRESVGVFDCSHMGEFMLHGADAIAALDSLVIGDMVHLAPGRCRYTALLNGSGGIIDDCVALRLSPDEMYLVTNAGPLEKVSTLLAENVPGIVDCSEATAKIDVQGPLSRKLLMDLGFAAVAPVAYWRGGRVDWRGLEMIVTRAGYTGELGYEIFLPAEAAADLWALLLDDGLAIPCGLGARDTLRSEMGYPLNGEDVDESRTPLEGSMDRFIAWDSEFPGKARLLEMREGGDYERLTPLRSADRRAPRHGFEVFHGGEKVGAVTSGTFGPSLGCGVGLAYLRPDCAAPGTPLAAGPRGMEITATQAPVYTRGTCRVKLNQD
- a CDS encoding lipoate--protein ligase family protein, whose product is MPALRLLDTPPLAPEEHLALEEAVLDAVETGASPCTLRLWESGTPFVVLGSAQVLANEVDEEYCAIDGVPVMRRCTAGGCVLQGPGSLNYSLFLRYTEFPETRDLHQSYCFILNRIAGALEAAGIPARHEGVCDLAVAGLKVSGNAQRRRRNAFLHHGTLVHRADHAAMARYLREPKDRPAYRAGRTHRDFVGELRLLPEQLRRLIREAFGAGEAAEPPTPREWEAMRRLVDEKYRSAAWVRRR